One window from the genome of Acuticoccus sediminis encodes:
- the cyoA gene encoding ubiquinol oxidase subunit II → MRPLKLLLLLPLLAGLGGCNFVVLDPSGHIAAQQRDLLVISTGLMLIIIIPVMALTVLFAWRYRHSNNAAKYEPDWDHSTMLELVIWAAPLAIIICLGALTYLGTHLLDPYRPLARINHDQPVPADTKPLEIEVVSLDWKWLFIYPESGVASVNEVAVPVDRPVRFRLTSGSVMNAFYVPAMAGMIYSMAGMETQLHAVMNQPGEFEGFSSNYSGEGFSGMRFVMKSVDDAGFDAWIEAARSSARTLDRDAYLELAKPSEKVPAETFTNVDPSLFQAIVEQCVEPGSLCMSEWMVADDGSPLCGPLTTASLNEADFTVDAPMSRPHGTGLSPVRGAGMKTPTDKSWQATEAALPAPTQL, encoded by the coding sequence TTGCGTCCTCTAAAGCTTCTTCTCCTCCTTCCGCTTCTGGCGGGACTTGGAGGGTGTAATTTCGTTGTCCTCGATCCGTCAGGGCATATCGCTGCCCAGCAGCGCGACCTCCTGGTCATCTCGACCGGGCTGATGCTCATCATCATCATCCCGGTGATGGCGCTGACGGTGCTGTTTGCCTGGCGCTACCGCCACTCGAACAACGCCGCCAAGTATGAGCCGGATTGGGACCACTCGACAATGCTGGAGCTCGTCATCTGGGCGGCTCCGCTGGCGATCATCATCTGTCTCGGGGCGCTGACCTACCTCGGCACCCACCTTCTCGACCCGTACCGCCCGCTGGCCCGGATCAATCACGACCAGCCCGTCCCGGCCGACACCAAGCCGCTCGAGATCGAGGTCGTCTCGCTCGACTGGAAGTGGCTCTTCATCTACCCCGAATCCGGCGTCGCCTCGGTCAACGAAGTGGCCGTCCCGGTGGACCGTCCGGTCCGCTTCCGCCTGACCTCCGGGTCGGTGATGAACGCCTTCTACGTCCCCGCCATGGCCGGCATGATCTACTCGATGGCCGGCATGGAGACGCAGCTTCACGCGGTCATGAACCAGCCGGGCGAGTTCGAGGGCTTCTCGAGCAACTACAGCGGCGAAGGCTTCTCGGGCATGCGCTTCGTCATGAAGTCGGTCGACGACGCCGGTTTCGACGCCTGGATCGAGGCGGCCCGGAGCTCCGCCAGGACCCTCGACCGCGACGCCTACCTGGAACTCGCCAAGCCCAGCGAGAAGGTCCCCGCCGAGACCTTCACGAACGTCGACCCGTCGCTGTTCCAGGCGATCGTCGAGCAGTGCGTCGAGCCGGGCTCGCTCTGCATGAGCGAGTGGATGGTCGCGGACGACGGCTCGCCGCTGTGCGGCCCGCTCACGACCGCGAGCCTCAACGAAGCCGATTTCACCGTCGACGCGCCGATGTCGCGGCCGCACGGCACGGGCCTCTCCCCCGTCCGCGGCGCCGGCATGAAGACGCCCACCGACAAGTCCTGGCAAGCGACGGAAGCCGCGCTTCCCGCCCCCACGCAACTCTGA
- a CDS encoding MFS transporter has protein sequence MSPPSRGPNAPVSSSTASTDSILADATRVNSHLGPVRPAEIAIGVIIGRTSEFFDFFVYAIASVVVFPQLIFPFVDPVQGTIYSFALFALAFIARPIGTMIFMWIDRNHGRGAKLTTALFLLGTSTVAIAFLPGYESIGAAAIVILAICRICQGLALGGSWDGLASLLSLNAPARHQGWYAMIPQLGAPLGLIVASALFAFFLANLSAEDFFSWGWRYPFFVAFAINVVALFARLRIVVTPEFERLFRNRELQPASIMQTLRNEGGTVAIGTFVPLASFALFHMVTVFPLSWIFLYTQELPANFLIIEMIGAMFGVAAVVASGILADRYGRRLLLAICAVAIAVFSGFAPQLLDAGSVGEGVFMVLGFILLGLSFGQSSGAVASNFSQQYRYTGSAITSDLSWLFGAGFAPLAALLLASNFGLISAGAYLLSGAVCTLVVLSLNRRLVLRGHEDEN, from the coding sequence ATGTCGCCCCCTAGCCGAGGACCGAACGCTCCCGTGAGTTCATCGACCGCCTCCACCGATTCGATTCTGGCCGACGCCACCCGCGTCAACTCGCACCTCGGCCCCGTGCGGCCCGCCGAGATCGCCATCGGTGTCATCATCGGGCGCACGTCCGAGTTTTTCGACTTCTTCGTGTACGCGATCGCCTCGGTGGTCGTGTTCCCGCAGCTCATCTTCCCGTTCGTCGATCCGGTGCAGGGCACGATCTACTCGTTCGCCCTCTTCGCGCTCGCCTTCATCGCCCGGCCGATCGGCACGATGATCTTCATGTGGATCGACCGGAACCACGGCCGTGGCGCGAAGCTGACGACGGCGTTGTTCCTGCTCGGAACGTCCACCGTCGCGATCGCCTTCCTGCCCGGCTACGAGAGCATCGGCGCCGCGGCGATCGTCATCCTCGCCATCTGCCGGATCTGCCAGGGCCTCGCGCTCGGCGGCTCGTGGGACGGCCTCGCCTCGCTGCTGTCGCTCAACGCCCCCGCCCGGCATCAGGGCTGGTATGCGATGATCCCGCAGCTCGGCGCACCGCTCGGCCTCATCGTCGCGAGCGCCCTCTTCGCCTTCTTCCTCGCCAACCTGTCGGCGGAGGACTTCTTCTCGTGGGGCTGGCGCTACCCGTTCTTCGTCGCCTTCGCGATCAACGTCGTCGCGCTCTTCGCGCGCCTGCGCATCGTCGTGACGCCGGAGTTCGAGCGCCTCTTCCGCAACCGCGAGCTGCAGCCCGCCTCGATCATGCAGACGCTGCGCAACGAGGGCGGCACGGTCGCCATCGGCACCTTCGTGCCGCTGGCGAGCTTCGCGCTGTTCCACATGGTGACGGTGTTCCCGCTCTCCTGGATCTTCCTCTACACTCAGGAGCTGCCGGCCAACTTCCTCATCATCGAGATGATCGGCGCAATGTTCGGCGTCGCGGCGGTGGTCGCCTCCGGCATCCTCGCCGACCGCTACGGTCGCCGCCTCCTCCTCGCGATCTGCGCGGTCGCCATCGCCGTCTTCTCCGGCTTCGCGCCGCAGCTTCTGGACGCGGGCAGCGTCGGCGAAGGCGTGTTCATGGTGCTAGGCTTCATCCTGCTGGGCCTTTCGTTCGGCCAGAGCTCGGGCGCCGTCGCCTCGAACTTCTCGCAGCAGTACCGCTATACCGGCTCCGCGATCACCTCGGATTTGTCCTGGCTCTTCGGTGCCGGGTTCGCGCCGCTGGCGGCGCTGCTCCTCGCCAGCAACTTCGGCCTGATCTCCGCCGGCGCCTACCTGCTGTCGGGTGCGGTGTGCACGCTGGTCGTGCTGTCGCTCAACCGCCGGCTGGTCCTGCGCGGCCACGAAGACGAGAACTGA
- a CDS encoding multidrug effflux MFS transporter, whose product MSPPPLSTIDVSIADGEAADPAPSGPSSTGTAAPSRAAVPATPIVPLWLLALVTFSGTIAMHVFVPALPEAAKGLGVDSGAMALTISFYILGLGVGQLIYGPVADKYGRRPVLMFGITVFTLASIAAYFAPNLHLLNIARLLQALGGCSGIVLGRAIVRDGSAAGEATRRLALMNLMVTIGPGIAPMIGVVLVEVTGWRSIFLALTAMGIANLFLVIRLMPETGGGKGRSARVVARDYLRLMRSPAFLGFAIGGGCATTALYAYVSVAPFVFVHQLGRPSGEVGVYLALNVLGLWFGSLLVSRLVRLVTPMRIMVAGNIVSVCGAVAMLVLALVGELSVPGVVIPMMVFTFGAGLAAPAALTEAMSVNPLAAGSASGLYGAAQMVIGALCTSLAGLGSNPAVAAAVVLVVAGVLAQVAFHAARRFAGRSPVAGEVVVAPVTVK is encoded by the coding sequence ATGAGCCCGCCTCCCTTGAGCACCATCGACGTCTCGATCGCCGACGGCGAGGCGGCCGATCCCGCCCCATCAGGCCCGTCGAGTACCGGAACCGCCGCGCCGTCCCGCGCGGCGGTTCCCGCAACGCCGATCGTGCCGCTCTGGCTTCTGGCGCTCGTGACCTTCAGCGGTACCATCGCCATGCACGTCTTCGTGCCGGCGCTCCCGGAGGCGGCGAAGGGGCTGGGGGTCGACAGCGGCGCGATGGCGCTGACGATCAGCTTCTACATCCTCGGCCTCGGTGTGGGGCAACTCATCTACGGGCCGGTCGCGGACAAGTACGGGCGGCGGCCGGTCCTGATGTTCGGGATCACCGTCTTCACCCTTGCCAGCATCGCCGCCTACTTCGCCCCGAACCTCCACCTCCTCAACATCGCGCGGCTCCTTCAGGCGCTGGGCGGCTGTTCCGGCATCGTGCTCGGCCGGGCGATCGTGCGCGACGGGTCGGCGGCGGGGGAGGCGACGCGGCGCCTCGCGCTGATGAACCTCATGGTCACCATCGGTCCCGGCATCGCGCCGATGATCGGCGTGGTGCTCGTCGAGGTGACGGGCTGGCGCTCGATCTTCCTGGCGCTGACGGCGATGGGTATCGCCAACCTCTTCCTCGTCATCCGCCTGATGCCGGAGACGGGGGGCGGCAAGGGCCGCAGCGCCCGCGTGGTGGCGCGCGACTATCTGCGCCTGATGCGCTCGCCGGCCTTCCTCGGGTTCGCGATCGGCGGCGGGTGCGCGACCACGGCGCTCTACGCCTATGTCAGCGTGGCGCCGTTCGTGTTCGTCCACCAGCTCGGCCGGCCGAGCGGGGAGGTGGGCGTCTACCTCGCGCTCAACGTCCTCGGCCTTTGGTTCGGCAGCCTGCTTGTGAGCCGTCTCGTGCGGCTGGTGACGCCGATGCGCATCATGGTCGCGGGCAACATCGTCAGCGTCTGCGGCGCGGTGGCGATGCTGGTGCTGGCGCTCGTCGGCGAGCTCAGCGTGCCGGGCGTCGTCATCCCGATGATGGTCTTCACCTTCGGCGCCGGTCTCGCCGCCCCGGCGGCGCTGACCGAGGCGATGAGCGTCAACCCGCTCGCCGCCGGGTCCGCGTCCGGGCTCTACGGGGCGGCGCAGATGGTGATCGGCGCCCTCTGCACCTCGCTCGCCGGGCTGGGGTCGAACCCGGCCGTCGCCGCGGCGGTGGTGCTGGTGGTGGCGGGCGTCCTCGCCCAGGTCGCGTTCCACGCCGCGCGGCGCTTCGCCGGGCGCAGCCCCGTCGCCGGGGAGGTCGTGGTCGCTCCGGTGACGGTGAAATGA
- a CDS encoding MarR family winged helix-turn-helix transcriptional regulator — translation MVDTRLNAYGLTEATWLPLLHLARARAPMRQKDLAASLTLDSSSVVRILQGLENERLIERREDADDRRAKTIELTDEGRRRVKEVEAVASAVREELLGPVPDADIAAATRILTTICDRLCRMTEEANAE, via the coding sequence GTGGTCGACACCCGCCTCAACGCCTACGGCCTGACCGAGGCGACATGGCTGCCCCTCCTGCACCTCGCCCGCGCGAGGGCGCCGATGCGCCAGAAGGACCTCGCCGCCTCGCTGACGCTCGACTCCTCGTCCGTCGTGCGCATCCTCCAGGGCCTCGAGAACGAGCGCCTCATCGAGCGGCGCGAGGATGCGGACGACCGCAGGGCCAAGACGATCGAGCTCACCGACGAAGGGCGGCGACGCGTCAAGGAGGTCGAGGCGGTCGCCAGCGCCGTCCGTGAGGAGCTGCTCGGCCCCGTACCGGATGCCGACATCGCCGCCGCGACGCGGATCCTGACGACGATCTGCGACAGGCTCTGCCGCATGACCGAGGAGGCGAACGCCGAATGA
- a CDS encoding acetoacetate decarboxylase has product MKIADVRAKAFAMPLNNPAYPRPPYKFYNREFIIINYRTDPERLREVVPEPLEVVGDTVAYEFIRMPDSTGFGDYTESGQVIPVRFTTPSGEVQEGGYVHAMYLDDNSPIAGGRELWGFPKKLATPVIRHEKETLVCTLHYGTIPCVVATMGYKHVELDLAPVAKGMEKPAFLIKIIPHVDGTARVCELVRYYMEDVTLKGAWTGPAALQFFEHAMCDVARLPVREVVSATHYVADITLGLGEVVHDYLAD; this is encoded by the coding sequence ATGAAGATCGCTGATGTGCGCGCCAAGGCGTTCGCGATGCCGCTCAACAACCCGGCCTACCCGCGCCCGCCGTACAAGTTCTACAACCGCGAATTCATCATCATCAACTACCGCACCGACCCCGAGCGCCTGCGCGAGGTCGTGCCGGAGCCGCTGGAGGTCGTCGGCGACACGGTCGCCTACGAGTTCATCCGCATGCCCGACTCGACGGGCTTCGGCGACTACACCGAGAGCGGCCAGGTGATCCCCGTGCGCTTCACCACGCCCTCCGGCGAGGTGCAGGAGGGCGGCTACGTCCACGCGATGTACCTCGACGACAACTCGCCGATCGCCGGCGGCCGCGAGCTGTGGGGCTTTCCCAAGAAGCTCGCCACCCCGGTCATCCGGCACGAGAAGGAGACGCTCGTGTGCACGCTCCACTACGGGACGATCCCGTGCGTGGTCGCGACCATGGGCTACAAGCACGTCGAGCTCGACCTCGCGCCCGTCGCGAAGGGGATGGAGAAGCCCGCCTTCCTCATCAAGATCATCCCCCACGTCGACGGCACCGCCCGGGTGTGCGAGCTGGTGCGCTACTACATGGAGGACGTCACGCTGAAGGGCGCCTGGACCGGCCCCGCGGCGCTGCAGTTCTTCGAGCACGCGATGTGCGACGTCGCCCGCCTGCCGGTCCGCGAGGTCGTCTCCGCGACGCACTACGTCGCCGACATCACGCTCGGCCTCGGCGAGGTCGTTCACGACTACCTCGCCGACTGA
- a CDS encoding DUF3734 domain-containing protein, with amino-acid sequence MTTDAPSTRKPRVYDNPPFERIALLLQGGGALGSYQAGVYQALDEARIMPDWIAGISIGAINAALIAGNAPENRVPALRKFWEGVTSSPLLAPPPAFWADLGVPQPKGDLAHSLINQVRAFGNLMAGAPTFFSPRPIPPFFSPPGSIEAQSFYDVSPLRLTLERLVDFDRINAGETRFSVGAVKVRNGNFVYFDNDTHEIGPEHIMASGALPPGFPAAKVDGEFYWDGGLVSNTPLDWVLDSRPRKDTLAFQVDLWSALGEFPRDLISQEVRQKDIRYSSRTRASTDQFKRMQRMRRALGRLLEHVPDADALKDDPALRELIDEADDKVFNIVHLIYHAKQYEGASKDYEFSRLTMEEHWATGYNDMVRTLRHPEALSRPTNPEGVKTFDVSRH; translated from the coding sequence ATGACGACGGACGCTCCTTCGACGAGAAAGCCGCGGGTGTATGACAATCCGCCGTTCGAGAGGATCGCGCTGCTCCTCCAGGGGGGCGGTGCGCTGGGGTCGTATCAGGCCGGGGTCTACCAGGCTCTCGACGAGGCCAGGATCATGCCGGACTGGATCGCCGGGATCTCCATCGGCGCCATCAACGCGGCCCTGATCGCCGGCAACGCCCCGGAGAACCGGGTCCCCGCGCTGCGCAAGTTCTGGGAGGGGGTGACGTCGTCGCCGCTCCTGGCGCCGCCTCCGGCATTCTGGGCCGACCTCGGCGTGCCCCAGCCGAAGGGCGACCTGGCCCATTCCCTCATCAACCAGGTCCGCGCGTTCGGCAACCTGATGGCGGGGGCGCCGACCTTCTTCAGCCCGCGCCCGATCCCGCCCTTCTTCTCCCCGCCGGGCAGCATCGAGGCGCAGAGCTTCTACGACGTCTCGCCGCTGCGCCTGACCCTGGAGCGCCTCGTCGACTTCGACCGCATCAATGCCGGGGAGACGCGCTTCAGCGTCGGCGCCGTGAAGGTGCGCAACGGCAACTTCGTCTACTTCGACAACGACACCCACGAGATCGGTCCCGAGCACATCATGGCGAGCGGCGCGCTGCCGCCGGGCTTCCCCGCCGCGAAGGTCGACGGCGAGTTCTACTGGGACGGCGGGCTCGTCTCCAACACGCCGCTGGACTGGGTGCTGGACAGCCGCCCGCGCAAGGACACGCTCGCCTTCCAGGTCGACCTGTGGAGCGCGCTGGGCGAGTTCCCGCGCGACCTCATCAGCCAGGAAGTGCGCCAGAAGGACATCCGCTACTCGAGCCGCACGCGCGCCTCGACGGATCAGTTCAAGCGCATGCAGCGAATGCGCCGGGCGCTCGGCCGCCTCCTCGAGCACGTGCCCGACGCCGACGCGCTGAAGGACGACCCGGCGCTCAGGGAACTGATCGACGAGGCGGACGACAAGGTCTTCAACATCGTCCACCTCATCTACCACGCCAAGCAGTACGAGGGGGCCTCGAAGGACTACGAGTTCTCCCGGCTGACGATGGAGGAGCACTGGGCCACCGGCTACAACGACATGGTGCGCACCCTGCGCCACCCGGAAGCGCTGAGCCGCCCGACCAACCCGGAAGGGGTCAAGACCTTCGACGTGTCGCGCCACTGA
- a CDS encoding ABC transporter substrate-binding protein, whose protein sequence is MTIRRTLRALAAGTALTLSGFAAHAQDKTDVSFVLDWAWQAMHGPFLIALDKGYYEEEGLDVTIDRGFGSGDTISKVASGAYDVGFAEGTGLFKFNTDNPENRVIQVMVINDQSPTGVISMADTGIEKPEDLIGKKISATQNEATVLTWPVVAKLHDLDPAGVEFLYVEPNLRDALVIQGQADATFGFATTTVLNMVQAGVDRDDIAYSTFAQWGLKPYSSGILVKADYAEEHPDVVKGFVKATMRGLIEMLENPEEGLQLLKEREPLVDLDVETARWELAKELSILTPDVIEKGISEVDPERFATAAKQIAEAYGITLTPESESYFDASFLPPLDERQVPADVK, encoded by the coding sequence TTGACCATTCGCCGCACGCTGCGCGCCCTCGCCGCCGGCACCGCACTGACCCTGTCCGGCTTCGCCGCCCACGCCCAGGACAAGACCGACGTCAGCTTCGTGCTCGACTGGGCCTGGCAGGCGATGCACGGCCCCTTCCTCATCGCCCTCGACAAGGGGTACTACGAGGAGGAAGGCCTCGACGTGACCATCGACCGCGGCTTCGGCAGCGGCGACACCATCTCGAAGGTGGCCTCGGGCGCCTACGACGTCGGCTTCGCCGAGGGCACGGGCCTCTTCAAGTTCAACACCGACAACCCGGAGAACCGCGTCATCCAGGTGATGGTCATCAACGACCAGTCGCCGACGGGCGTGATCTCCATGGCCGACACCGGCATCGAGAAGCCGGAAGACCTGATCGGCAAGAAGATCTCCGCGACGCAGAACGAGGCGACGGTGCTGACGTGGCCGGTCGTCGCCAAGCTGCACGACCTCGACCCGGCGGGCGTCGAGTTCCTGTACGTCGAGCCGAACCTGCGCGACGCGCTGGTGATCCAGGGCCAGGCCGACGCCACCTTCGGCTTCGCCACCACGACGGTCCTCAACATGGTGCAGGCCGGCGTCGACCGCGACGACATCGCCTACTCGACCTTCGCGCAGTGGGGCCTGAAGCCCTACAGCTCCGGCATCCTCGTGAAGGCCGACTACGCCGAGGAGCACCCGGACGTGGTGAAGGGTTTCGTGAAGGCCACCATGCGCGGCCTCATCGAGATGCTGGAGAACCCCGAGGAGGGCCTGCAGCTCCTGAAGGAGCGCGAGCCGCTGGTCGACCTCGACGTCGAGACGGCGCGCTGGGAGCTCGCCAAGGAGCTGTCAATCCTGACGCCGGACGTGATCGAGAAGGGCATCAGCGAGGTGGACCCGGAGCGCTTCGCCACGGCCGCGAAGCAGATCGCCGAGGCCTACGGCATCACGCTCACCCCGGAGTCGGAGAGCTACTTCGACGCCAGCTTCCTGCCCCCGCTCGACGAGCGCCAGGTTCCGGCTGACGTGAAGTAA
- a CDS encoding ABC transporter permease gives MTTTSHPDTPAPAASDPAASDLELEFEDDGASARRSLMRENAAPWIIAGATLVVWQLACWVFGIKRFVLPAPSDIAMSLWKWKEVILMHAGQTLYTTVLGFIFAVAGGLLLGIAVGYSRVLYKALYPILIAFNSVPKVAIVPVLVIWFGIGTIPAVITAFMLSFFPIAVNVAAGLATVEPELEDVLRSLGASRRVILFKVGLPRSLPYFFASLKVAITLALVGSVISETIASNAGIGYLMLNASSRFDVPLVFAGLFVIAVMGVAIYAIFAAIETRTTGWAVRGQLARFDAGGG, from the coding sequence ATGACCACGACGAGCCATCCCGACACGCCAGCCCCCGCCGCCTCCGACCCCGCCGCGTCGGACCTGGAGCTGGAATTCGAGGACGACGGCGCCTCCGCCCGGCGCAGCCTGATGCGCGAGAACGCCGCGCCCTGGATCATCGCCGGCGCCACGCTCGTCGTCTGGCAGCTTGCCTGCTGGGTGTTCGGCATCAAGCGCTTCGTCCTGCCGGCCCCGAGCGACATCGCGATGAGCCTCTGGAAGTGGAAGGAGGTCATCCTGATGCACGCGGGACAGACCCTCTACACCACGGTGCTCGGCTTCATCTTTGCCGTCGCCGGCGGCCTGCTGCTGGGCATCGCCGTCGGCTACTCGCGCGTCCTCTACAAGGCGCTCTACCCGATCCTCATCGCCTTCAACTCGGTCCCGAAGGTGGCGATCGTCCCGGTTCTGGTGATCTGGTTCGGCATCGGCACCATCCCGGCGGTCATCACCGCCTTCATGCTGTCCTTCTTCCCGATCGCGGTGAACGTCGCTGCCGGCCTCGCGACGGTGGAACCGGAACTCGAGGACGTCCTGCGCTCGCTCGGGGCCTCTCGGCGGGTGATCCTCTTCAAGGTCGGCCTGCCGCGGTCGTTGCCGTACTTCTTCGCCTCCCTCAAGGTCGCGATCACGCTGGCGCTGGTCGGCTCGGTCATCTCCGAGACGATCGCCTCGAACGCCGGCATCGGCTACCTCATGCTGAACGCCAGCTCGCGCTTCGACGTGCCGCTGGTGTTCGCCGGCCTCTTCGTCATCGCGGTGATGGGCGTCGCGATCTACGCGATCTTCGCGGCCATCGAGACGCGGACCACGGGCTGGGCCGTCCGCGGCCAGCTCGCCCGCTTCGACGCCGGCGGCGGCTGA
- a CDS encoding ABC transporter ATP-binding protein encodes MAIAEPVAGSGVNPPPRDALVEIDNVSLAYGRGPGRTLALRGATINVERGGFSAVVGPSGCGKSSLMKLVTGLMRPTLGSVRVDGKPVDGPLKIAGMAFQNPTLLPWRSTLSNVMLPLEIVEPHRGRLRRQRKEYEARAEELLEAVGLKGFGSRSPWQLSGGMQQRASLCRALIHEPDLLMLDEPFAALDAFTREELWGVLQKLWMERKFTVILVTHDLREAVYLAKTIHIMSARPGRIVATRDVPFDFPRTLDDTFRPEFVDIVHELRDHIGRERQA; translated from the coding sequence ATGGCAATCGCCGAACCGGTCGCGGGGAGTGGCGTCAACCCACCGCCCCGCGACGCTCTCGTCGAAATCGACAATGTGAGCCTTGCCTACGGCCGCGGGCCGGGGCGCACGCTCGCGCTGCGCGGGGCGACGATCAACGTGGAGCGCGGCGGCTTCAGCGCCGTCGTCGGACCGAGCGGTTGCGGCAAGTCCTCGCTGATGAAGCTGGTGACGGGGCTGATGCGGCCCACCCTCGGCTCGGTCCGCGTCGACGGCAAGCCGGTGGACGGCCCGCTCAAGATCGCCGGGATGGCCTTCCAGAACCCGACCCTGCTCCCCTGGCGCTCCACGCTCTCCAACGTGATGCTGCCGCTCGAGATCGTCGAGCCGCACCGAGGCAGGCTCCGCCGCCAGCGCAAGGAGTACGAGGCGCGCGCCGAGGAGCTCCTCGAGGCGGTCGGCCTCAAGGGGTTCGGCTCCCGTTCGCCCTGGCAGCTCTCCGGCGGCATGCAGCAGCGCGCCTCGCTCTGCCGCGCGCTCATCCACGAGCCCGACCTCCTGATGCTCGACGAGCCGTTCGCCGCCCTCGACGCCTTCACCCGCGAGGAGCTCTGGGGCGTCCTCCAGAAGCTCTGGATGGAGCGCAAGTTCACGGTGATCCTGGTGACCCACGACCTGCGCGAGGCCGTTTACCTCGCCAAGACGATCCACATCATGTCCGCCCGTCCGGGGCGGATCGTGGCGACCCGCGACGTGCCGTTCGACTTCCCCCGCACCCTCGACGACACCTTCAGGCCGGAGTTCGTCGACATCGTGCACGAGCTGCGCGACCACATTGGCCGGGAGCGCCAGGCATGA
- a CDS encoding CaiB/BaiF CoA transferase family protein: MKDMLGGVRIVDVTTIVMGPMASQILADLGADVVKVEPPEGDLARYSGTPGPDGISSIFASNNRNKRSIALDLRRPDGQEVLQRLIEGGDVVLHNMRPKAAERLGLSAEAVRRIKPSIVHCVAVGFGSGGPYAGTAAYDDVIQAASGLAALPLKVGRQPDYVPSIMADKVAALHIVYAVLAALMRRARTGEGCAIEVPMFEALAAFILNEHLGAATFEAGGKPGYQRLLSPHRRPFATADGWISALPYTEAQWRRTLAEIGRMDVTEAPWFATAPGRNANTATLYQILGAALATRTTAQCLAMFEALDVPHARVNTLDDLIDDPHLAATGFFRPTDDLEGRARSVPQPVAFHGVEDRPDRAPPALAADGATVLEELGYSKAQVARMRADGTIL, encoded by the coding sequence ATGAAGGACATGCTGGGCGGCGTCAGGATCGTCGACGTGACCACCATCGTGATGGGACCGATGGCGAGCCAGATCCTTGCCGATCTCGGTGCCGACGTCGTCAAGGTCGAGCCGCCGGAGGGGGACCTTGCCCGCTATTCCGGCACGCCGGGGCCGGACGGGATCAGCTCGATCTTCGCCAGCAACAACCGCAACAAGAGGAGTATCGCGCTGGACCTCAGGCGTCCCGACGGGCAGGAGGTGCTGCAGCGGCTGATCGAGGGCGGCGACGTGGTGCTGCACAACATGCGCCCGAAGGCGGCCGAACGGCTCGGCCTCTCGGCGGAGGCGGTGCGGCGGATCAAGCCGTCCATCGTCCACTGCGTCGCGGTCGGCTTCGGCAGCGGCGGCCCCTACGCCGGTACGGCCGCGTACGACGACGTCATCCAGGCCGCGTCCGGGCTCGCGGCGCTGCCGCTGAAGGTCGGGCGGCAGCCGGACTACGTGCCGAGCATCATGGCCGACAAGGTGGCGGCGCTGCACATCGTCTACGCCGTCCTCGCGGCGCTGATGCGCCGGGCGCGCACGGGCGAAGGCTGCGCCATCGAGGTGCCGATGTTCGAGGCGCTCGCGGCCTTCATCCTCAACGAGCACCTCGGCGCCGCGACGTTCGAGGCGGGCGGCAAGCCCGGCTACCAGCGGCTGCTGAGCCCGCACCGCCGGCCCTTCGCGACCGCCGACGGCTGGATCTCGGCCCTCCCCTACACCGAGGCGCAGTGGCGCCGGACGCTGGCCGAGATCGGCCGCATGGACGTTACCGAGGCGCCGTGGTTCGCCACCGCGCCAGGGCGCAACGCCAACACGGCGACGCTCTACCAGATCCTCGGCGCGGCGCTCGCCACCCGGACGACGGCGCAGTGTCTCGCGATGTTCGAGGCGCTCGACGTGCCGCACGCCAGGGTGAACACGCTGGACGACCTGATCGACGACCCGCACCTCGCCGCGACCGGCTTCTTCCGGCCGACGGATGACCTCGAGGGCCGCGCGCGCTCGGTTCCCCAGCCGGTGGCCTTCCACGGCGTCGAGGACCGGCCGGACCGCGCGCCCCCCGCGCTCGCGGCGGACGGCGCGACGGTGCTGGAGGAGCTCGGCTACTCGAAGGCGCAGGTCGCGCGGATGCGGGCCGACGGCACGATCCTCTGA